The proteins below come from a single Desulfonatronovibrio hydrogenovorans DSM 9292 genomic window:
- a CDS encoding aconitate hydratase has translation MSLNLTQKIIKKHLIHGTMEPGREIGLGIDQTLTQDATGTMAYLQWEAIGLPRVKTELSVSYVDHNTLQMGFKNPDDHKYLRSVAAKYGIVFSPAGTGICHQLHLENFAVPGKTLIGSDSHTPTAGGLGSLAMGAGGLSVALAMAGEPYVLNMPRVVGVRLEGALTGHAGAKDVILYILKKLSVKGGTGRVMEYYGPGIRDLSVPERATITNMGAELGATTSIFPADEITEKFLRIMGREQDFAELGPDPGAHYDEQLVIDLSSIEPMAARPHMPDLGVRVAELDGLKVDQVAIGSCTNSSYSDLKISAQILKGRKISPDTDLLISPGSKQVLKMLTTESLLGDILDSGGRLLECACGPCIGMGGSPVSKGVSARTFNRNFEGRSGTQDAGVYLVSPVTAAHCAINGRFTDPAGWGDPLPRPGFPDKVPSIRDLFVFPDDTRRVDIYRGPNIVPLPQFDPLPEKLDLPIVMKCGDNISTDHILPGGAEITALRSNIPAISEYIFSRIDQEFLARIKKTSQGIVLGGENYGQGSSREHAALAPRYLGIRIVLVKSFARIHRANLVNFGILPLTLARASDYDILEQDQFLSLDTTSLKPGQNSFIHTRSGQAIEVGNDLTEAELAIINAGGLLNHVKNKAR, from the coding sequence GTGAGTCTTAATCTTACCCAGAAAATCATAAAAAAACACCTCATCCATGGAACCATGGAGCCGGGCCGGGAAATCGGACTTGGAATAGACCAGACCCTGACCCAGGATGCCACCGGGACCATGGCTTATCTTCAATGGGAAGCCATTGGGCTTCCCAGGGTTAAAACTGAACTCTCAGTGAGCTACGTGGATCACAACACCCTGCAGATGGGTTTTAAGAATCCGGATGACCACAAGTATCTGCGCAGCGTAGCTGCAAAATACGGTATTGTTTTTTCCCCGGCCGGCACCGGCATCTGCCATCAGCTGCACCTGGAAAACTTTGCTGTGCCGGGCAAGACCCTCATTGGCTCGGACAGCCACACCCCCACTGCCGGTGGTCTGGGATCGCTGGCCATGGGGGCCGGCGGCCTTTCCGTTGCCCTGGCCATGGCTGGAGAGCCTTATGTCCTGAACATGCCCAGGGTTGTGGGTGTCCGCCTGGAAGGTGCCTTGACCGGCCATGCCGGGGCCAAGGACGTTATCCTGTACATCCTGAAAAAACTCAGTGTCAAAGGCGGCACAGGCCGGGTCATGGAATATTACGGACCCGGAATCAGGGATCTGTCCGTCCCGGAACGGGCCACCATCACCAATATGGGAGCTGAACTGGGAGCAACCACCTCCATTTTTCCGGCCGATGAAATCACGGAAAAATTCCTGCGGATCATGGGCCGGGAACAGGATTTTGCTGAACTGGGTCCGGACCCCGGGGCTCATTACGATGAACAGCTGGTCATTGACCTGTCTAGCATTGAACCCATGGCAGCCAGACCCCACATGCCCGACCTGGGGGTCAGGGTGGCTGAACTGGACGGTCTCAAAGTGGACCAGGTGGCCATCGGGTCCTGCACCAATTCATCCTACTCAGACCTGAAAATATCAGCCCAGATCCTCAAAGGCAGAAAAATCAGTCCGGACACGGACCTTCTCATTTCACCCGGCTCAAAACAGGTCCTGAAAATGCTGACCACTGAAAGCCTTCTGGGTGATATCCTGGACAGCGGAGGTAGGCTTCTGGAATGCGCGTGCGGTCCGTGTATCGGCATGGGGGGCTCCCCTGTCTCCAAAGGAGTAAGCGCCCGGACCTTTAACCGGAACTTTGAAGGCAGAAGTGGAACCCAGGACGCCGGGGTCTACCTGGTCAGTCCGGTAACAGCAGCCCATTGCGCCATTAACGGCAGGTTCACAGATCCGGCCGGATGGGGCGACCCCCTGCCCAGGCCCGGGTTTCCGGATAAGGTTCCGTCCATCAGGGATCTCTTTGTATTCCCGGATGACACCAGAAGGGTGGATATCTACCGCGGCCCCAATATCGTGCCCCTGCCCCAGTTTGACCCTTTGCCTGAAAAACTCGACCTGCCCATTGTCATGAAATGCGGAGACAACATCTCCACTGACCATATCCTGCCCGGAGGGGCAGAAATCACTGCCCTCAGATCCAACATCCCGGCCATCAGCGAATACATATTCTCCCGCATTGACCAGGAATTTCTGGCCAGGATCAAAAAGACCAGCCAGGGAATCGTCCTGGGCGGCGAAAATTACGGTCAGGGTTCCAGCCGGGAACACGCCGCCCTGGCGCCCAGGTATCTCGGGATACGCATCGTCCTGGTCAAATCTTTTGCCAGGATTCACCGGGCCAACCTGGTCAACTTCGGAATCCTGCCCCTGACCCTGGCCAGGGCTTCAGATTACGACATCCTGGAACAGGACCAGTTCCTCAGTCTGGACACCACCTCCTTAAAACCGGGGCAGAACTCCTTCATCCACACCAGATCCGGCCAGGCCATTGAGGTTGGAAACGATTTGACTGAGGCTGAATTGGCCATTATTAATGCTGGAGGACTGCTGAATCATGTCAAAAACAAGGCCCGGTAA
- a CDS encoding sigma-54 dependent transcriptional regulator: MSAKSILFIARPDLAGPVMSKLRDQGFEILMSESLSGAMKILKDRTPELIFSQAVLPGFRADQFLSGMEDQAVSGRVIVVAEHGTSEEARKILELGAKDYWLAPLVWEKIQAVLPQEPAAPHPRPPKPRPSSQAIIGNHQSIKRVLTLARQVGPSKATILISGESGTGKEMFARYLHSNSPRAGGPFVAINCAALPEHLLESELFGHEKGSFTGAISRKMGKFELADTGTILLDEISEMDMALQAKLLRVLQESEVDRVGGTETVKVDVRVLATTNRDMEECVSRGQFRQDLFYRLNVIPLKLPALRERGDDVLLLARHFVADFCSQYGLGALVFDPEAEKWLTDYDWPGNVRELQNLMERAVLLAGSRGVIKKAHFLLGDEDWLDEAESDEPHPAKEVERPGSPQGLDFDEVIPISEMEKRLIIKGLEKTGGNRTQASELLGISVRTLRNKLNEYRKDGLAL, translated from the coding sequence ATGTCCGCTAAATCCATACTGTTTATTGCCAGGCCTGATCTTGCGGGGCCGGTCATGTCCAAGCTAAGGGATCAGGGTTTTGAGATCCTCATGAGCGAAAGTCTTAGCGGAGCCATGAAGATTCTGAAGGACCGGACTCCAGAACTTATCTTTTCCCAGGCCGTCCTGCCAGGATTCCGTGCGGACCAGTTCCTTTCCGGGATGGAGGATCAGGCTGTTTCAGGCCGGGTAATTGTTGTTGCTGAACACGGTACTTCAGAGGAGGCCAGAAAGATTCTGGAGCTTGGAGCCAAAGACTACTGGCTGGCCCCCCTGGTCTGGGAAAAGATCCAGGCTGTCCTGCCCCAGGAACCTGCTGCACCCCATCCCCGGCCTCCAAAACCCAGGCCGTCCAGCCAGGCCATAATTGGCAACCATCAGTCCATCAAGCGGGTTCTGACCCTGGCCAGACAGGTTGGCCCGTCCAAGGCCACCATTCTTATAAGCGGAGAATCAGGCACAGGCAAGGAGATGTTTGCCAGATACCTGCATTCCAACAGCCCCAGGGCAGGAGGGCCATTTGTGGCCATCAACTGCGCAGCTCTGCCTGAGCATCTTTTGGAGAGTGAGCTCTTTGGCCATGAAAAGGGTTCGTTCACCGGGGCCATCAGCCGGAAAATGGGCAAGTTTGAGCTGGCTGATACAGGAACCATCCTGCTGGACGAGATATCTGAAATGGACATGGCTCTGCAGGCCAAACTGCTCAGGGTCCTGCAGGAAAGCGAGGTGGACCGGGTGGGGGGTACTGAGACCGTCAAAGTAGATGTCAGGGTGCTGGCCACCACCAACCGGGACATGGAAGAGTGCGTAAGCAGGGGTCAATTCCGGCAGGATTTGTTTTACCGGCTCAATGTGATCCCTTTGAAACTCCCGGCCCTGCGGGAGCGTGGAGATGACGTCCTTTTGCTGGCCAGACATTTTGTGGCTGATTTCTGTTCCCAGTACGGACTGGGAGCGCTGGTCTTTGATCCTGAAGCTGAAAAGTGGCTAACTGACTATGACTGGCCGGGAAATGTCCGCGAACTCCAGAACCTTATGGAACGGGCCGTGCTCCTGGCCGGTTCCAGAGGGGTCATTAAAAAAGCCCATTTCCTGCTGGGTGATGAAGACTGGCTGGATGAAGCAGAATCTGACGAGCCCCATCCGGCTAAAGAGGTGGAAAGGCCGGGCAGTCCTCAGGGCCTGGATTTTGATGAAGTAATCCCCATATCTGAGATGGAAAAAAGGCTGATCATCAAAGGGCTGGAAAAGACCGGAGGCAACCGGACCCAGGCATCAGAGCTTCTGGGCATATCCGTGCGGACCCTGCGCAATAAGCTCAATGAGTATCGAAAGGACGGCCTGGCTCTATAA
- a CDS encoding SurA N-terminal domain-containing protein — translation MLDVLRDNAQSWIVKLLFAAIVIVFVFWGVGSFTSDREGILAMVNDQPILINDFIRAYETTAQSVREQNPDLTSADLREMRFKQQIFNQLLNSQLLLQKASDLGLSVSTAELQKQITSLPVFLSEDNRFDPQIYEGVLRSHRMTPAQFEKDFQHNLLMEKIENYVSLPARPNQEEVLEFFNYIRSTARVDYLKVAGADFKDQIEINDDQIEAYYNENLSRFMEPEKIRAAYLKLTPRALAPMQNVTMEEIERYYQTHLSEFTREERVSARHILIMVDEDAAQEDQTQALEKINRIRAELDQGTGFADLAEKYSDCPSAAQGGDLGSFRRGQMVPEFEQAAFALEPGQISEPVRTMFGWHLIMVEEHIPAGTRDLDEVRAQIRMRVGEEKAMDQLADIMDDILEIIFTGGDLADAAQRLNLETRTTGFFSRQDGPREIDLPETAVHRLFNMAVTEITETPIMVEDGYIFAQKLEAVDARVRDLEEVKPRIRETLARQKSMDMARENAHDYLKKFMAGEESDQATARLQTSSPFDRQGFIPDLGMVPGLARAAFAVSPGQWLDNTFQVTEGYVVARVAEHISPAPEEFEEEKDFWLEQYGRMQKEEMFQSFITMLRNQAKIRILRPEILEN, via the coding sequence ATGCTTGATGTTTTAAGAGATAATGCCCAGTCATGGATCGTGAAACTGCTCTTTGCAGCCATTGTCATTGTATTCGTGTTCTGGGGAGTGGGCAGCTTCACCAGCGACCGGGAAGGGATCCTGGCCATGGTCAATGACCAGCCCATTCTCATCAATGACTTCATCCGGGCTTATGAGACCACTGCTCAGTCCGTGCGGGAACAGAACCCGGATCTCACCAGCGCAGACCTGAGGGAAATGCGTTTTAAACAGCAGATCTTTAACCAGCTTCTCAATTCCCAGCTTCTGCTGCAAAAGGCTTCGGATCTGGGTCTGAGTGTCAGCACTGCTGAACTGCAGAAACAGATCACCAGCCTGCCTGTCTTTCTGAGCGAAGACAACCGGTTCGACCCCCAGATCTATGAAGGGGTGCTCAGATCCCACCGCATGACCCCGGCCCAGTTTGAAAAAGATTTTCAACACAACCTGCTCATGGAAAAAATTGAAAATTATGTATCCCTTCCAGCCAGGCCTAATCAGGAAGAAGTCCTGGAATTCTTCAACTATATCCGGTCCACTGCCAGGGTTGACTACCTCAAGGTTGCAGGGGCTGATTTCAAGGATCAAATTGAGATAAATGACGACCAGATAGAAGCTTACTACAATGAAAATCTGTCCAGGTTCATGGAACCGGAAAAAATCCGGGCAGCCTACCTCAAGCTGACTCCCAGGGCCCTGGCTCCCATGCAGAATGTGACCATGGAGGAGATTGAGAGATACTACCAGACCCATCTGAGTGAGTTCACCCGGGAGGAAAGGGTCTCAGCCAGGCACATCCTGATCATGGTGGATGAAGATGCAGCCCAAGAGGACCAGACCCAGGCTCTGGAAAAGATCAACCGGATCAGAGCTGAGCTGGACCAGGGAACCGGATTCGCCGACCTGGCAGAAAAATACTCTGATTGTCCCAGCGCAGCCCAGGGAGGAGATCTGGGCAGCTTCAGGCGGGGCCAGATGGTCCCGGAATTTGAACAGGCCGCTTTTGCCCTGGAACCAGGCCAGATCAGTGAACCGGTTCGGACCATGTTCGGATGGCACCTGATTATGGTGGAGGAGCATATTCCTGCCGGCACCAGGGACCTGGACGAGGTCAGAGCCCAGATCAGGATGCGGGTGGGAGAAGAAAAGGCCATGGATCAGCTGGCTGACATCATGGACGATATCCTGGAAATAATCTTTACTGGAGGAGACCTGGCTGATGCAGCCCAGAGACTCAACCTTGAAACCAGGACCACCGGCTTTTTCTCCAGGCAGGACGGCCCCCGGGAGATAGACCTTCCAGAGACTGCTGTTCACAGGTTGTTCAACATGGCTGTTACCGAGATTACTGAAACGCCCATCATGGTTGAGGACGGATATATTTTTGCCCAGAAGCTTGAGGCTGTGGATGCCCGAGTCAGAGACCTGGAAGAAGTCAAGCCCAGGATCAGGGAAACTCTGGCCCGACAGAAAAGCATGGACATGGCCAGGGAAAACGCTCATGACTACCTGAAAAAATTCATGGCTGGGGAAGAATCAGACCAGGCAACGGCCCGGCTTCAGACCAGCAGCCCCTTTGACAGACAGGGATTCATCCCGGATCTGGGGATGGTTCCCGGCCTGGCCAGGGCTGCCTTTGCTGTCTCACCAGGCCAGTGGCTGGATAACACCTTTCAGGTGACTGAAGGATATGTTGTGGCCAGGGTAGCTGAGCATATATCCCCGGCTCCGGAAGAATTTGAAGAGGAAAAGGATTTCTGGCTGGAACAGTATGGCCGCATGCAAAAAGAAGAAATGTTTCAGTCCTTCATTACCATGCTCCGCAACCAGGCCAAGATCAGGATTCTGCGACCTGAGATCCTGGAAAACTGA
- the pal gene encoding peptidoglycan-associated lipoprotein Pal has product MNKKTFLITAVLLLAFILSMGCAKKEVAPTDPARAEISAEERARLAEEQRRKDMERQALEERRLQEERLAREREMDQAEKRVQDAVDEILASRIHFDFDSYELKPEARSSLQKISEHMKRFRDLRLVIEGHCDERGTAEYNLALGERRARAAYEFLILLGIESNRLQIISYGEERPLDPRSNETAWAQNRRAEFKILQ; this is encoded by the coding sequence ATGAACAAAAAAACTTTTCTGATTACGGCTGTTCTGCTTCTGGCCTTTATTCTAAGCATGGGTTGCGCTAAGAAGGAAGTAGCTCCCACTGATCCGGCCCGGGCTGAAATCTCGGCCGAGGAACGGGCCAGGCTGGCTGAAGAACAAAGAAGAAAGGACATGGAAAGGCAGGCCCTTGAGGAAAGGCGCCTGCAGGAAGAGAGACTGGCCAGGGAAAGGGAGATGGATCAGGCCGAAAAAAGGGTCCAGGACGCAGTGGATGAAATCCTGGCCAGCAGGATCCACTTTGATTTTGATTCATACGAATTAAAGCCTGAAGCCAGGTCATCCTTGCAGAAAATATCCGAACACATGAAAAGGTTCAGAGATCTGCGCCTGGTCATTGAGGGGCATTGCGACGAACGGGGCACTGCTGAATATAACCTGGCTCTGGGAGAAAGAAGAGCCAGGGCTGCATACGAGTTCCTGATCCTGCTGGGGATTGAATCCAACAGACTGCAGATCATCAGCTATGGTGAGGAAAGACCCCTGGATCCAAGGTCCAATGAAACAGCCTGGGCCCAGAACAGAAGGGCTGAGTTCAAGATTCTGCAGTAA
- a CDS encoding chorismate mutase: MKKYDLSLTDELKSIDRKIASLISKRSRLMGRVAKLRQQNSKSLADAALEKELWILWKEELKKSNQSLVRQLYTLVNSLGYSMAEKASSDKPFCLYPPNAPVSLDIPGPSSISRSLYTAFLCLQTKKQVELAGFIINDNIIELIKMANQCGAGLTWQDSTLASQGGHDLDMDNQSLFINHSLQNFYLFLCLALGQANRLKFNSSSMLKTVDLKRIQHLLPQLGARLSSIEPQSYSLPARLETSGQLPREIHIPAEVDPLFVACLTLAAPSYEHGLAISYPGLGHPVFSHVLSILEQTGINLSKKDQQVVVHPGQPDPDKATIFLDPFLSGFVLAMAHLSRGKVSLSGVWPAKDPVARLVQGFLKQCGADLKVEAEKITAVHGTRKADCMFDLTDTPEAAPLALPLALCCSSGEDMEFLMVPDTDHYHAALDFLTHAGYDFSTHSRGIRVGSHRKISEKNDPWISPDPYWILGYCLLSFKHKGICLANPGLITALWPGFWKIFTNLSGKLGEKKPSQGDLNDKPSRRRIRI; this comes from the coding sequence ATGAAAAAGTACGACCTGAGCCTGACTGATGAGCTCAAAAGCATTGACAGAAAAATTGCCTCCCTCATCAGCAAGAGATCCAGGCTTATGGGCAGGGTGGCAAAGCTCAGGCAACAGAACAGCAAAAGCCTGGCTGATGCAGCACTGGAAAAAGAACTCTGGATCCTCTGGAAGGAGGAACTCAAGAAATCAAATCAGAGCCTGGTCCGCCAGCTCTATACTCTGGTCAACAGCCTTGGCTACTCCATGGCGGAAAAGGCCTCCTCGGATAAACCCTTTTGTCTCTATCCCCCCAATGCCCCGGTCAGCCTGGACATTCCCGGACCTTCCTCCATCAGCAGGTCCCTGTACACAGCCTTTCTCTGTCTCCAGACCAAAAAGCAGGTGGAGCTTGCCGGTTTCATCATCAATGACAACATCATTGAACTCATTAAAATGGCCAACCAGTGCGGGGCAGGCCTCACCTGGCAGGACAGCACCCTTGCCAGCCAGGGAGGACATGACCTGGACATGGACAACCAGAGTTTATTTATCAATCACAGCCTGCAGAACTTCTATCTCTTCCTGTGCCTGGCCCTCGGCCAGGCCAACAGGCTGAAATTCAACAGCTCCTCCATGCTCAAGACCGTGGACCTCAAAAGGATTCAGCACCTTCTTCCTCAACTGGGCGCCCGGCTGAGTTCCATCGAGCCCCAGAGTTACTCCCTCCCGGCCAGGCTGGAAACCAGCGGCCAGCTGCCCCGGGAGATCCATATCCCGGCTGAAGTGGATCCTCTGTTTGTGGCCTGTCTGACCCTGGCAGCACCTTCCTATGAGCACGGTCTGGCCATCAGCTATCCCGGCCTTGGGCATCCAGTCTTTTCCCATGTCTTGAGTATCCTGGAACAGACCGGAATAAATTTATCCAAAAAGGATCAACAGGTGGTTGTTCATCCAGGTCAGCCTGATCCGGACAAGGCCACCATCTTTCTGGATCCTTTTCTGTCCGGATTTGTCCTGGCCATGGCCCATCTCAGCCGGGGTAAAGTCAGCCTCAGTGGTGTCTGGCCGGCCAAGGACCCGGTGGCCCGTCTGGTCCAGGGCTTCCTGAAGCAATGCGGCGCTGACCTGAAGGTTGAGGCTGAAAAAATCACTGCAGTGCATGGAACCAGAAAAGCTGACTGCATGTTTGACCTGACAGACACTCCTGAAGCAGCCCCCCTGGCCCTTCCATTGGCCCTTTGCTGTTCCAGTGGAGAAGACATGGAATTTTTAATGGTCCCGGACACGGATCATTACCATGCAGCCCTGGATTTCCTGACCCATGCCGGCTATGATTTTTCCACCCACTCCAGGGGAATCAGGGTCGGCTCCCACCGGAAAATTTCCGAAAAAAATGACCCCTGGATCAGTCCGGACCCTTATTGGATCCTGGGCTACTGCCTGCTTTCATTTAAGCACAAAGGAATATGTCTGGCCAATCCAGGACTGATCACCGCTCTCTGGCCTGGATTCTGGAAGATATTCACCAACCTGTCTGGTAAGCTTGGTGAAAAAAAACCCTCTCAAGGAGACCTGAATGACAAGCCCTCTCGTAGAAGAATCCGTATCTGA
- a CDS encoding MotA/TolQ/ExbB proton channel family protein, which produces MNMFMPEQGLWAMLVQSSLLIQIIMLVLLVMSVSSWTIIIFKFVTFRRFKSLIQDQIQNFERASDLAEAMKASRQSAQSPLYMIGLSALKEIQKLEQSQLSASVKFRIAEDNVRRVLRQGVSAQLKELSSSLPFLAICANSSLLIGLLGTVWGIMNSFHAIGIQRGATLATVAPGISEALITTAFGLVVAIPATIFYNMLWERLNNIQFDLINFAGSFLNRAQRELPWMEKK; this is translated from the coding sequence ATGAACATGTTCATGCCTGAACAGGGTCTTTGGGCCATGCTGGTCCAGTCCTCCCTGCTCATCCAGATCATCATGCTGGTCCTTCTGGTCATGTCGGTTTCCAGCTGGACCATCATCATTTTCAAATTCGTCACTTTCAGGCGGTTCAAATCCCTGATCCAGGACCAGATCCAGAATTTTGAACGGGCTTCAGATCTGGCTGAAGCCATGAAGGCCTCCAGACAGAGCGCCCAGTCCCCCCTGTATATGATAGGTCTGTCCGCTCTCAAGGAGATCCAGAAGCTGGAGCAGAGCCAGCTTTCAGCCAGTGTCAAATTCCGCATTGCCGAGGACAACGTCAGAAGAGTACTTCGTCAGGGTGTCAGTGCCCAGCTCAAAGAGCTGTCATCATCCCTGCCCTTTCTGGCCATCTGCGCCAACTCCTCCCTGCTCATCGGACTGCTGGGTACGGTCTGGGGGATCATGAATTCCTTCCATGCCATTGGCATTCAAAGGGGGGCCACCCTGGCAACCGTGGCTCCAGGCATATCCGAAGCTCTGATAACCACTGCCTTCGGACTGGTGGTGGCCATCCCAGCCACCATTTTTTACAATATGCTCTGGGAAAGATTGAACAACATCCAGTTCGATCTGATTAACTTTGCAGGATCATTTCTGAACAGGGCCCAGCGTGAGCTGCCCTGGATGGAAAAAAAGTAG
- a CDS encoding energy transducer TonB, with protein MRFAALMASFFIHLVLILGSLTYIGTTRPLSIDLDREIHMVELVYLAQPEPEPAPAPPEIPAPKPPEPPRPEPVPSPPEPKVEVPAPPTPEPEPRPEPKPEPKPAPRPEPEPEPARERAPTPEEIMAQELAALRRDVERSAQSQAPREQAGLLEIYAAMAEARIKANWRFPRVGSTQDLVVQVRVGIDSTGRIHSARIMRSSGREDFDNSALRAVEDTGQLPEPPPRGIRELDIAFNLQDLR; from the coding sequence ATGCGGTTTGCCGCCCTGATGGCCTCTTTTTTCATACATCTGGTTCTTATCCTGGGTTCTCTGACTTATATTGGAACTACCAGGCCCCTGTCCATAGACCTGGACAGGGAGATCCACATGGTGGAACTGGTCTATCTGGCCCAGCCAGAGCCGGAACCGGCTCCGGCCCCTCCAGAAATTCCTGCTCCAAAGCCGCCGGAGCCTCCCAGACCTGAGCCTGTTCCCAGTCCGCCTGAGCCCAAAGTGGAGGTTCCAGCACCTCCCACACCAGAGCCTGAACCAAGACCTGAGCCCAAGCCCGAACCCAAGCCTGCTCCCCGGCCTGAGCCTGAGCCAGAGCCGGCCCGGGAAAGGGCTCCCACCCCAGAGGAAATAATGGCTCAAGAGCTGGCTGCCTTGCGCAGGGATGTGGAACGTTCAGCCCAAAGTCAGGCTCCCAGAGAGCAGGCCGGGCTTCTGGAGATTTATGCGGCCATGGCAGAGGCCCGGATCAAGGCCAACTGGCGCTTCCCCCGGGTTGGAAGCACCCAGGATCTGGTGGTCCAGGTCCGGGTGGGCATCGATTCAACCGGACGCATCCACAGTGCCAGGATAATGAGAAGTTCCGGAAGAGAAGACTTTGACAATTCAGCCCTCAGAGCTGTAGAGGATACAGGACAATTGCCAGAGCCCCCTCCAAGGGGGATAAGAGAGCTGGATATTGCCTTCAACCTGCAGGATCTGCGCTGA
- a CDS encoding ExbD/TolR family protein, with the protein MDFDPLGKGFITQTNVTPIVDVMLVLLIIFMITAPMLTQGIEVDLPQTSTVDVLPEDHDNLVINVDRESRIYIDEYEVGLEELAGHLERMIQGRDRLVYLRADEVVPYGLVVKVMSRVKEAGIDRLGVVAEPEGD; encoded by the coding sequence GTGGATTTTGACCCATTGGGCAAAGGATTCATCACCCAGACCAATGTCACTCCCATAGTGGACGTGATGCTGGTTCTGCTGATCATCTTTATGATCACCGCACCCATGCTCACCCAGGGCATTGAGGTGGATCTGCCCCAGACCTCCACAGTGGATGTCCTGCCCGAGGACCATGACAACCTGGTCATCAATGTGGACCGGGAAAGCAGGATCTATATTGATGAGTACGAGGTCGGACTGGAAGAGCTGGCCGGCCACCTGGAAAGAATGATCCAGGGCCGGGACAGGCTGGTCTACCTGCGGGCTGATGAAGTGGTGCCTTACGGACTGGTGGTCAAGGTCATGTCCAGGGTAAAAGAAGCTGGAATAGACAGACTGGGTGTGGTGGCTGAACCAGAGGGGGACTGA
- a CDS encoding TolB family protein, translating into MKQKPIKKLILGQGPGRCLFLIILGLFLLTPGPAMAESLKIDIFGPGQDRMNIFVAPARSLDQADFTDKEVPEQIRSLLVDNLALLPFLRNTRDGEILGGPGVDGIRGADIDFRKFSLSRVDLLLTIGVDQRAGLPGSVEIRAFEVFGQRMVLGKAYTLFAKDQVPLMVRRFCAELMEYLTGHGDFFRSILAFERKQGDVKEIWSVNPLGQDLEQLTSLGSIALSPDWSQDGEKIAFTLLQDNQHSLGVWSRASRQVQIYSLPGNTVISPAFSPNGRLAVSIDPMGRPDIYWLDGNFRMDRSIMEHWAIDVSPSFDQAGRKMAFASGRLGNPHIFVLDLESNRVQRITYEGRYNTNPSISPDGRHIAFTRQTPDGHRIFLANLETGRERQISFGPGNDEDPGFAPDGYFIAFSSNRDGKYRLYLTTRNADSPVLIPTGDGHATSPAWGPEPGF; encoded by the coding sequence ATGAAACAAAAACCAATTAAAAAACTGATCCTGGGCCAAGGCCCGGGCAGATGCCTCTTCCTGATCATTCTGGGTCTTTTTTTGCTGACCCCTGGCCCGGCCATGGCTGAAAGCCTGAAAATAGACATCTTCGGCCCTGGTCAGGACAGGATGAACATCTTTGTGGCTCCAGCCAGATCCCTGGATCAGGCCGACTTTACTGATAAAGAAGTCCCGGAACAGATCCGTTCCCTGCTCGTGGACAACCTGGCTCTTTTGCCCTTTCTTCGCAATACCAGGGACGGGGAAATTCTGGGTGGTCCAGGAGTGGACGGGATCCGGGGAGCAGACATTGACTTTCGCAAGTTCAGCCTGTCCAGAGTGGATCTGCTTTTGACCATAGGAGTGGACCAGAGGGCCGGCCTGCCCGGTTCAGTGGAAATAAGGGCCTTTGAAGTGTTTGGACAGCGCATGGTCCTGGGCAAGGCCTATACCCTGTTTGCTAAGGATCAGGTTCCCCTCATGGTTCGGCGGTTCTGCGCTGAACTCATGGAGTACCTGACCGGTCACGGTGATTTTTTTCGCTCCATCCTGGCCTTTGAACGCAAACAGGGTGACGTCAAGGAGATCTGGTCCGTCAACCCCCTGGGTCAAGACCTGGAGCAGCTGACCAGTCTGGGGTCCATTGCCCTTAGTCCGGACTGGTCTCAGGACGGGGAAAAAATTGCCTTTACCCTGCTTCAAGACAACCAGCACTCCCTGGGGGTCTGGTCCAGGGCCAGCAGGCAAGTCCAAATCTACAGCCTCCCAGGAAACACTGTCATTTCCCCGGCCTTTTCACCCAATGGACGCCTGGCCGTCAGCATTGACCCTATGGGCAGACCCGACATATACTGGCTTGATGGGAACTTTCGCATGGACCGGTCCATAATGGAGCATTGGGCCATTGATGTCTCTCCCAGCTTTGACCAGGCAGGAAGGAAAATGGCCTTTGCCTCAGGCCGGCTGGGCAATCCCCATATTTTCGTCCTTGATCTGGAATCCAACCGGGTCCAGAGGATCACTTACGAAGGCAGGTACAACACCAACCCCAGCATCAGTCCTGACGGCAGGCATATTGCCTTCACCCGCCAGACCCCTGATGGGCACAGGATTTTCCTGGCCAACCTGGAAACAGGCCGGGAAAGGCAGATCAGTTTTGGTCCTGGAAATGATGAAGACCCCGGCTTTGCCCCGGACGGGTACTTCATCGCCTTTTCCTCCAACAGAGATGGAAAATACAGACTGTACCTGACCACCAGGAATGCGGACAGTCCGGTTCTGATCCCCACTGGAGACGGCCATGCCACTTCTCCGGCCTGGGGTCCGGAGCCCGGATTTTAA